One Streptomyces sp. ML-6 genomic region harbors:
- a CDS encoding cytochrome P450: MPGLGDGEVVHYGELGCWVVADPDAVRAALCERRLSSASLARCLDLYMSEAARARNGSLEEILTRWLVQLDGTDHAELRKQIGPALSPARVRALEPEVERIVDDALDQLEAAEERDAVALVSDVVPARVMGRLLTLPEVDVAMLYRWTRAISAFLDGVYRQDAAEEARRALGEMCDRLAAAGADRERPGGIWDHLGDEKYRLATASMMLFGGLETTASLLGSVLHHVVTVPGAAASVRAEGDSAAHAITEQVLRTHPPLSHVARVADSDLEIQGERVPAGGLVLLSLNGRDVIGEPHAPALGSRYTHAFGHGAHYCLGAALARTEAVVLLRRFCTRFPHAASEEARLARHENSTYLRLAGLRLVLGAAG, from the coding sequence ATGCCTGGTCTAGGGGACGGGGAAGTCGTCCACTACGGCGAGCTCGGCTGCTGGGTGGTGGCCGATCCGGATGCCGTACGAGCGGCGCTCTGCGAGCGGAGGCTGTCCTCGGCGAGTCTCGCCCGCTGTCTCGACCTCTACATGAGCGAGGCGGCGAGGGCGCGGAACGGTTCTCTGGAGGAGATCCTGACGCGCTGGCTCGTCCAGCTCGACGGCACGGACCATGCCGAGCTGCGCAAACAGATCGGCCCCGCGCTGTCCCCGGCCCGAGTGCGCGCACTGGAGCCGGAGGTGGAACGAATCGTCGACGACGCACTCGACCAGCTGGAGGCCGCGGAGGAGCGGGACGCCGTGGCGCTCGTCTCCGACGTCGTTCCGGCACGGGTGATGGGGCGGTTGCTGACGCTGCCCGAGGTCGATGTGGCGATGCTCTACCGCTGGACGCGAGCCATCTCCGCCTTTCTCGACGGCGTCTACCGCCAGGACGCCGCCGAGGAAGCCCGACGGGCCCTGGGCGAGATGTGTGACCGGCTCGCCGCCGCGGGGGCCGACCGGGAGCGACCGGGCGGCATCTGGGACCACCTGGGCGACGAGAAGTACCGACTGGCGACCGCGTCGATGATGCTCTTCGGCGGACTGGAGACGACGGCGTCGCTGCTCGGCAGCGTGCTGCATCATGTGGTCACGGTTCCCGGGGCGGCCGCCTCCGTCCGGGCCGAGGGCGACTCGGCGGCACACGCCATCACCGAGCAGGTCCTGCGCACGCACCCTCCCCTCAGCCATGTGGCGCGCGTCGCTGACAGCGATCTGGAGATCCAGGGGGAGCGGGTGCCGGCGGGCGGTCTCGTCCTCCTGTCACTCAACGGCCGCGACGTCATCGGCGAGCCGCACGCCCCGGCGCTCGGCAGCCGGTACACGCATGCCTTCGGCCACGGGGCCCACTACTGCCTCGGGGCCGCGCTGGCCCGCACGGAGGCCGTCGTGCTCCTGAGACGCTTCTGCACCCGCTTCCCCCACGCCGCTTCGGAGGAGGCACGGCTCGCCCGGCACGAGAACTCGACGTACCTGCGCCTCGCCGGTCTGCGGCTCGTACTGGGGGCGGCTGGATGA
- a CDS encoding alpha/beta fold hydrolase: protein MSSNLRVEMRNGYLTAGSAREPGLRVFFFAHAGGSGISLLPLASELPDGAESVLIDLPGRGARDGDAPFATFDEARRAVARQVEPLLDRPTIFFGHSLGGLLCDSVLRSLPRGRRDHVRKVIVSSAPSPRRAAAAAAALPAPPLRRSRETLLSHLTGYGGTPAAVLDDPELLAGVIRTFGDDMLLMDSYRLEATLPVPEADYELWNGREDTSAEPDEPEEWAEALAHPVRERVFPGGHFYLTERTEARATLRHIAETRLRGEPSPSHQEALT from the coding sequence GTGAGTTCGAACCTGCGGGTCGAAATGCGCAACGGGTACCTCACGGCCGGCTCCGCGCGCGAGCCGGGACTTCGTGTGTTCTTCTTCGCGCACGCCGGGGGCTCGGGCATCTCGTTGCTGCCGCTCGCGTCGGAGCTCCCCGACGGGGCCGAGTCGGTACTGATCGACCTGCCGGGGCGGGGAGCCCGCGACGGCGATGCGCCGTTCGCCACCTTCGACGAGGCACGCCGTGCGGTCGCCCGGCAGGTGGAACCGCTGCTGGACCGCCCCACGATCTTCTTCGGGCACAGCCTCGGCGGCCTGCTGTGCGACTCCGTGCTCCGGAGCCTGCCGCGGGGCCGGCGCGACCACGTGAGGAAAGTGATCGTGTCCAGCGCCCCCTCGCCCCGCAGGGCCGCTGCGGCGGCTGCCGCCCTTCCCGCACCGCCGCTGCGACGATCCCGGGAGACTCTGTTGTCACACCTGACCGGTTACGGCGGAACCCCGGCGGCGGTCCTCGACGATCCGGAACTGCTCGCGGGCGTGATCAGGACGTTCGGCGACGACATGCTGCTCATGGACTCCTACCGTCTGGAGGCGACGCTTCCTGTTCCCGAGGCGGACTACGAACTCTGGAACGGGCGGGAGGACACTTCCGCCGAGCCGGACGAGCCGGAGGAGTGGGCCGAGGCGCTCGCGCACCCCGTGCGCGAACGGGTGTTCCCGGGCGGGCACTTCTATCTGACCGAAAGGACCGAGGCCCGCGCCACCCTGCGGCACATCGCGGAGACCCGACTGCGTGGCGAACCCTCCCCGTCGCACCAGGAGGCACTGACATGA
- a CDS encoding beta-ketoacyl synthase N-terminal-like domain-containing protein → MGSDSRLAEQIVSLVASGRLGAEDAAPLLRAAHRAGAATPVALTAMACRLPGARTPDELWRQLKARYDAVRPFPARRFDLVGGIDANVAREYAAARSAPQDDPRSWGSWLEDIEQFDPGAFGLGAFEAEFLGPAERLFLQVAHEALEAAGTPVGALRGSRTGVFVGYTPEPPMEYLRLYDAPDERSFISNIPANLAYHLAYLDDFRGPVLTVNTTCSSSLSALHLAKRALERGECDRAVVAGVSLKLFPYWTDAPDYVIQSPRNRCAAFDASADGIVYGEGVVAVVLRRLDDAVDDRDPVRGVVTGAAMNSDGASNGMQAPNPEAQAAVIRSALREAGARADQIGYVEAHGTGTKLGDVVEVDALTRAFREDTQGVGFCRLGSIKSNLGHLGDAAGLAGLMQAVLCLEHGEFPGLARLEEPNPVIGFDRTPFVVSAHGARWPGPADGGPRRAGVSSFGISGTNVHVVLEEAPARAAPRPEDEDRGALPVLLSAGSRRAVWELADAVAAWLESRPGADLADIAHTLGARRAHGTARIGVIAKSTQELADKLGQLLQVRAFERVPDALLEQGVFIADDERAREAGLAGLERFGPTVGEEVRDLVASFIAGDDEPAPIQCIPRAQTLTMPTTPYTDQRIWPGGEGNVRRDVDDLFFDIDWVEQPHVETDEESLGTGSTWVLFARPGQRALFLLAERMRALGLRPELVRVGGRPDEEPQADRTIPELTPEALDALWDGLGAERLGALGGIVHAVTCAPVDDAMKSPEGLDRAQNEGVHSLFHLAQSLIRRKVPGPLRLAVVSSRTERVIPAEEAVPARVTAFGFTRVFSQEFPAVTDIAIDHDLTGTPDEVARDIIGELAATAGTALPLVAYRDGRRYTKVVERQRDEKGREIPVRPGGTYVLAGGTGYLGMQIGHYLSERGAGTIVLLSRNGVPGDRAGDGGTESAPKRTYQQEWIARMEAGGARVVSLLCDLTDPGAVRSVFHRIREEHGPVHGAFMLTKELFHLWIEDLDLGRFRAGIDNRVRGAWLLQQELRLDAPDFLVLVSSISSLSGTKGAGECCAVNQYLDAVGPWFSDEGVPTHTLNLTLVLDESGEFDSRSPIPPIDFTEFRGALDRFFRNGHQLDMVARLDLAEVGYLQPVLRIPFGPGVREEARAAFRRSRGMPASPDGGEPVGGAGPDAGRIRQGLDTVWRKTLGTAAPDETAGFFASGGTSLSALRFVHLIHQELPGLEFDVAELYGNPTLGAQLDYLTAQLETPSPGGAPEPDSMDAILEAVENGTLAPDAAARLLDGRKTGS, encoded by the coding sequence ATGGGGAGCGACTCCCGGCTCGCCGAACAGATCGTGTCGTTGGTGGCATCGGGGCGCTTGGGGGCGGAGGACGCCGCGCCGTTGCTACGAGCCGCCCACCGGGCCGGTGCGGCCACCCCCGTCGCGTTGACGGCGATGGCCTGCCGCCTGCCGGGCGCCCGCACACCGGATGAGCTCTGGCGGCAGCTGAAGGCCCGGTACGACGCGGTACGCCCCTTTCCGGCCCGGCGCTTCGACCTGGTGGGCGGCATCGACGCGAACGTCGCCCGCGAGTACGCGGCCGCGCGATCCGCCCCGCAGGACGACCCCCGTTCGTGGGGGTCGTGGCTGGAGGACATCGAGCAGTTCGACCCCGGGGCCTTCGGACTCGGAGCCTTCGAAGCCGAATTCCTCGGGCCCGCCGAGCGGCTGTTCCTCCAGGTGGCGCACGAGGCACTGGAGGCGGCCGGGACACCCGTCGGCGCATTGCGCGGCTCCCGCACCGGCGTGTTCGTCGGCTACACACCGGAGCCCCCGATGGAGTACCTGCGGCTGTACGATGCCCCCGACGAGCGTTCCTTCATCAGCAACATCCCGGCCAACCTCGCCTACCACCTGGCGTACCTGGACGACTTCCGCGGGCCCGTGCTGACCGTCAACACCACCTGCTCGTCGTCGCTCAGCGCCCTGCACCTGGCCAAGAGGGCCCTGGAACGCGGCGAGTGCGATCGCGCGGTCGTCGCCGGGGTGAGCCTGAAGCTCTTTCCCTACTGGACCGACGCGCCCGATTACGTCATACAGAGCCCGCGCAACCGTTGTGCCGCCTTCGACGCCTCGGCGGACGGCATCGTCTACGGCGAGGGCGTCGTCGCGGTGGTGCTGAGACGTCTCGACGACGCGGTCGACGACCGCGACCCCGTCCGCGGCGTTGTCACCGGTGCCGCCATGAACAGCGACGGGGCGTCCAACGGCATGCAGGCGCCCAACCCCGAGGCCCAGGCCGCGGTCATCCGCAGCGCCCTGCGTGAGGCGGGGGCGAGGGCCGACCAGATCGGATACGTGGAGGCACACGGCACCGGCACCAAACTGGGCGATGTGGTCGAGGTCGACGCGCTGACCCGTGCGTTCCGGGAGGACACGCAGGGCGTGGGTTTCTGCCGTCTCGGCTCCATCAAGTCCAACCTCGGCCATCTCGGTGACGCGGCCGGCCTCGCGGGGCTGATGCAGGCGGTCCTGTGCCTCGAGCACGGTGAGTTCCCGGGGCTGGCCCGGCTCGAAGAACCCAACCCCGTGATCGGGTTCGACCGGACACCCTTCGTCGTGAGCGCGCACGGCGCGCGCTGGCCCGGGCCCGCCGACGGCGGGCCCCGCCGCGCCGGGGTCAGCTCTTTCGGTATCAGCGGCACCAATGTGCACGTCGTCCTGGAGGAGGCACCCGCCCGCGCGGCCCCGCGCCCGGAGGACGAGGACCGGGGCGCACTGCCGGTGCTGCTGTCGGCCGGATCGCGTCGGGCGGTGTGGGAGCTCGCCGACGCTGTCGCGGCCTGGCTCGAATCCCGGCCCGGCGCGGACCTCGCGGACATCGCCCACACCCTGGGCGCACGTCGTGCCCACGGCACCGCACGCATCGGTGTCATCGCGAAGTCCACCCAGGAACTGGCCGATAAACTGGGGCAGTTGCTTCAGGTGCGTGCTTTCGAACGAGTGCCTGACGCCCTCCTCGAACAAGGCGTCTTCATCGCCGACGACGAGCGGGCCAGGGAAGCCGGACTGGCGGGCCTGGAACGCTTCGGGCCGACGGTCGGCGAAGAGGTCCGGGACCTGGTCGCCTCCTTCATCGCCGGGGACGACGAACCCGCACCGATCCAGTGCATTCCACGGGCGCAGACCCTGACGATGCCCACCACCCCGTACACCGACCAGAGGATCTGGCCGGGCGGAGAGGGAAACGTTCGGCGGGATGTCGACGATCTCTTCTTCGACATCGACTGGGTCGAGCAGCCGCACGTGGAGACCGACGAGGAATCCCTCGGCACCGGCTCGACCTGGGTCCTGTTCGCCCGCCCCGGCCAGCGGGCCCTGTTCCTCCTGGCGGAGAGAATGCGAGCGCTGGGGCTGCGGCCCGAACTCGTCCGTGTCGGCGGCCGTCCGGACGAGGAGCCGCAGGCCGACCGCACGATCCCGGAACTCACGCCCGAGGCCCTGGACGCGCTGTGGGACGGACTCGGCGCCGAACGTCTCGGAGCGCTCGGCGGGATCGTGCACGCCGTGACCTGTGCGCCGGTGGATGACGCCATGAAGAGTCCGGAAGGGCTCGACCGGGCCCAGAACGAGGGCGTGCACTCCCTCTTCCACCTGGCGCAGAGCCTCATCCGGCGAAAGGTGCCCGGCCCGCTCAGGCTCGCGGTGGTCAGCAGCCGGACCGAGCGGGTGATCCCGGCGGAGGAAGCGGTCCCCGCCCGGGTGACGGCCTTCGGTTTCACCCGGGTCTTCTCGCAGGAATTCCCTGCGGTCACCGACATCGCCATCGATCACGACCTGACCGGCACACCGGACGAGGTCGCCCGGGACATCATCGGCGAACTCGCCGCCACGGCCGGAACCGCCCTTCCGCTCGTTGCCTATCGCGACGGCAGGCGTTACACCAAGGTGGTGGAGCGCCAGCGGGACGAGAAGGGCCGGGAGATCCCCGTCCGGCCCGGTGGCACGTACGTTCTCGCCGGGGGCACCGGTTACCTGGGGATGCAGATCGGCCACTACCTCAGCGAGCGAGGGGCCGGCACGATCGTGCTGCTGTCCAGGAACGGGGTGCCGGGGGACCGGGCCGGGGACGGCGGAACCGAAAGCGCTCCGAAGCGTACCTATCAGCAGGAATGGATCGCCCGGATGGAGGCCGGTGGCGCCCGTGTGGTGTCACTCCTGTGTGATCTCACGGACCCCGGGGCGGTGCGGTCCGTGTTCCACCGCATCCGCGAGGAGCACGGACCGGTGCACGGGGCGTTCATGCTCACCAAGGAGCTCTTCCACCTGTGGATCGAGGACCTGGACCTCGGCCGATTCCGGGCCGGGATCGACAACCGGGTACGTGGGGCATGGCTGTTGCAGCAGGAGTTGCGGCTCGACGCCCCCGACTTCCTGGTGTTGGTCTCCTCCATCTCCTCCCTGTCCGGCACGAAGGGCGCCGGGGAGTGCTGCGCCGTCAACCAGTACCTGGACGCGGTGGGGCCGTGGTTCTCCGACGAGGGTGTCCCCACTCACACGCTCAACCTCACACTCGTGCTGGACGAGAGCGGTGAGTTCGACAGCAGGAGCCCGATTCCCCCCATCGACTTCACCGAGTTCCGCGGGGCGCTGGACCGCTTCTTCCGGAACGGGCACCAACTGGACATGGTCGCCCGTCTCGACCTGGCGGAGGTCGGCTACCTTCAGCCGGTACTGCGCATTCCGTTCGGACCCGGCGTCCGGGAGGAGGCACGGGCCGCGTTCCGCCGGAGCAGGGGCATGCCGGCATCGCCCGACGGCGGAGAGCCGGTCGGAGGGGCGGGCCCGGACGCCGGGCGGATCCGCCAGGGGCTCGACACGGTGTGGCGAAAGACCCTGGGAACGGCGGCCCCGGACGAGACGGCCGGCTTCTTCGCCTCGGGCGGTACGTCCCTGAGCGCACTGCGGTTCGTCCATTTGATCCACCAGGAACTCCCAGGCCTCGAATTCGACGTCGCGGAACTCTACGGAAACCCCACCCTGGGCGCCCAACTCGACTATCTGACAGCCCAATTGGAAACACCCTCCCCGGGCGGAGCACCGGAACCGGACTCGATGGACGCGATCCTGGAAGCGGTGGAGAACGGAACTCTCGCCCCGGATGCCGCCGCCCGGCTGCTGGACGGAAGGAAGACCGGATCGTGA
- a CDS encoding ACP S-malonyltransferase encodes MTAESAPRTALVFPGQGSQLPGMGQELAQVFPAAREVYERASGILGYDLLAASRDDHGELSDTTVVQPAILVHSVASWHVLRDESQGFGEVVALAGHSLGEISALVCAQALDLERAVTLVQRRARLMAESPSGGMRVVFGLGPDEVGRACARVSRPGHVVATANVNSDEQTVISGHRPALEAVSARLQDMGGVVRGLPVSVAPHSPLMEAVAAPYAEAVRAAEPGDCVVPVVSSTDGVSYRGGSEAAERLVRQLTECVSWPAAVRGLLGHGARIVVELGPKTVLRDLTRTMAPGLTVLSCGDPGTVTAASRFLASARRRPANVPVNRGTAENFLTGCLRLAIGTPFPHLATEEEFENGVREPYEELRRTLAMVRARAAGAADGAGTDVLTGAARRVMALLEAKGIEEELRRELVGDLAVAAGVGDEVMACLV; translated from the coding sequence GTGACCGCAGAATCCGCTCCGCGCACGGCGCTGGTGTTCCCCGGCCAGGGCTCCCAGCTCCCAGGGATGGGCCAGGAACTCGCCCAGGTGTTTCCGGCGGCACGGGAGGTGTACGAGCGGGCTTCCGGAATCCTGGGCTACGACCTGCTGGCCGCGTCACGCGACGACCACGGCGAGCTGTCCGACACCACTGTCGTCCAGCCCGCGATCCTGGTCCACAGCGTCGCCTCCTGGCATGTGCTTCGGGACGAGTCGCAGGGCTTCGGGGAAGTCGTGGCCCTGGCCGGGCACAGCCTCGGCGAGATCTCCGCGTTGGTGTGTGCGCAGGCGCTGGACCTGGAACGGGCCGTCACCCTCGTGCAACGACGGGCACGGCTCATGGCCGAATCCCCGAGCGGTGGCATGCGGGTGGTGTTCGGGCTCGGGCCGGACGAGGTGGGACGCGCCTGTGCGCGGGTTTCCCGCCCCGGCCATGTGGTGGCCACGGCGAACGTGAACTCCGACGAGCAGACCGTGATCAGCGGCCATCGACCGGCTCTGGAGGCCGTGTCGGCACGGTTGCAGGACATGGGCGGCGTCGTGCGCGGGCTGCCGGTGAGTGTCGCACCCCACAGCCCGCTCATGGAGGCGGTCGCCGCCCCCTACGCCGAGGCCGTCCGGGCGGCGGAGCCCGGCGACTGCGTCGTTCCCGTCGTCTCCTCGACCGACGGAGTGTCCTACCGCGGCGGCTCCGAGGCGGCCGAGCGGCTGGTGCGGCAACTGACCGAATGCGTCTCCTGGCCCGCGGCCGTCCGGGGGCTGCTCGGACACGGTGCCCGGATCGTCGTGGAGCTGGGGCCCAAGACCGTGCTCCGCGACCTCACCCGGACGATGGCGCCCGGGCTCACGGTGCTGTCCTGCGGCGATCCGGGAACCGTCACCGCGGCGAGCCGATTCCTCGCCTCCGCACGACGGCGCCCGGCGAACGTCCCGGTGAACAGGGGGACCGCGGAGAACTTTCTCACCGGCTGTCTTCGCCTGGCCATCGGCACCCCGTTCCCGCACCTGGCCACGGAGGAGGAGTTCGAGAACGGCGTCCGCGAACCCTACGAGGAGCTGCGCAGGACACTCGCCATGGTGCGGGCGCGAGCCGCCGGAGCCGCGGACGGAGCCGGGACCGACGTCCTGACCGGGGCCGCACGGCGTGTCATGGCGCTGCTGGAGGCCAAGGGCATCGAGGAGGAACTGCGCCGCGAACTGGTCGGCGACCTGGCCGTGGCTGCCGGAGTCGGGGACGAGGTCATGGCATGCCTGGTCTAG
- a CDS encoding MFS transporter has protein sequence MEFGIGVCLGTVYATIFVYRVEDAHLSPLDLVLLGTVLETAYFILQLPTGVLADAVSRRLSIVIGCAVLGGSFVMEGMLPFFMGIAAAQVVGALGFALVTGAQEAWIADEVGEEGLTRVFLRGSQAGLVGTLLGTVVSAGIATIGHELPLIYAGVALVLIAVLLFLTMPEKPQERRAGSGDGDKAAASSRRLVRDATDSIRAVFALIRSGRGVLIVLVVVMLIGMWHESLDRLWGAHFLESYPFPDFIGLNSVAWFSVMSFGATLLGLGATQVVTKFVGETTESRSTLRMLGFLVVLLMGTTFAFAFAGEFFLALAAYWAATALRPAYAPLLNAWLVERTEARARATMLSAKDLFDSTGQFTGGPAIGYVGSAVSLRAALATAAAVLAPAAALLAYAMSRRAAEPTPVDSAPGDSTVPGPGPAPDDKTASEVEQ, from the coding sequence ATGGAGTTCGGGATCGGCGTCTGCCTGGGCACGGTCTACGCGACCATCTTCGTCTACCGGGTCGAAGACGCCCATCTCAGCCCGCTCGACCTGGTGCTCCTCGGCACCGTGCTGGAGACCGCGTACTTCATTCTCCAACTGCCCACGGGGGTACTGGCGGACGCGGTGAGCCGCCGGCTCAGCATCGTCATCGGCTGTGCCGTGCTGGGCGGTTCGTTCGTCATGGAGGGGATGCTGCCCTTCTTCATGGGGATCGCCGCCGCACAGGTGGTGGGTGCGTTGGGCTTCGCACTCGTCACCGGGGCGCAGGAAGCCTGGATCGCGGACGAAGTGGGCGAGGAAGGCCTGACCCGTGTCTTCCTGCGGGGTTCGCAGGCGGGGTTGGTCGGCACACTGCTGGGCACCGTGGTGAGTGCCGGCATCGCCACCATCGGCCATGAACTGCCGCTGATCTACGCGGGGGTGGCGCTCGTCCTCATCGCCGTGCTGCTCTTCCTGACCATGCCGGAGAAGCCCCAGGAGCGCCGGGCCGGTTCCGGTGACGGTGACAAGGCCGCGGCCTCGTCGCGGAGACTGGTGCGGGACGCCACGGACAGCATCCGCGCCGTGTTCGCCCTCATTCGCTCCGGACGCGGGGTGCTGATCGTCCTCGTCGTGGTGATGCTGATCGGCATGTGGCACGAGAGCCTGGACCGGCTCTGGGGCGCGCACTTCCTGGAGAGCTACCCCTTCCCGGACTTCATCGGGCTCAACTCCGTGGCGTGGTTCAGCGTGATGTCCTTCGGCGCGACACTCCTCGGGCTCGGCGCCACCCAGGTGGTGACCAAGTTCGTCGGCGAGACCACGGAATCCCGCAGCACCCTCCGGATGCTCGGCTTCCTCGTCGTGCTGCTGATGGGCACCACCTTCGCCTTCGCGTTCGCGGGCGAGTTCTTCCTCGCGCTCGCCGCGTACTGGGCGGCCACCGCCCTCCGGCCCGCGTACGCTCCACTGCTCAACGCCTGGCTGGTCGAACGGACCGAAGCACGGGCAAGGGCGACCATGCTCTCGGCCAAGGACCTGTTCGACTCGACGGGCCAGTTCACCGGCGGTCCGGCCATCGGATACGTCGGCTCCGCCGTCTCGCTGCGCGCGGCCCTCGCGACGGCCGCGGCCGTACTCGCGCCCGCTGCGGCGCTATTGGCGTACGCCATGTCCCGCCGCGCCGCGGAGCCCACCCCGGTCGATTCCGCACCGGGCGACAGCACGGTCCCGGGGCCGGGCCCCGCACCGGATGACAAGACAGCCTCGGAGGTGGAGCAGTGA